A single window of Sphingobacterium sp. ML3W DNA harbors:
- a CDS encoding RagB/SusD family nutrient uptake outer membrane protein has protein sequence MKKIIYILLIVFTVSSCDVLELKPLDKLSEGDTWSDAALVQLYVNANYNAILHGYEDDVFAAASDESYDLHNHGNMFVLQKGEVTADNISMLSGRVNYWQLGFSQIRNMNVFFSKIQAAPIDEAVKNIMIGEMKFLRAFVYANLIWRYGGVPIITKVYELNEDYSLSRDSYENGVDFIVKELDEAIQLLPSKQSASQLGRASGDASKALKSRVLLYAASKLNNASNDKSKWQAASDAARELLGAYVLYPDYQNLFLKDNDEIIWACYFTQANSTDYNWKNGRNGDEGGNFQGPTQNLVNAYEMKGTGLLPYHIQVDGTRIVNQLSGYDPMKPYEGRDPRFYATILYDGSMWMGRETETFKGGLDSPESTVQPWNASLTGYALKKFMNEDIPPTGNTEKPTNPWIYFRYAEILLNYAEAEFELGNEGVAREYLNKVRDRLSVKMPPVKDAGEKLRERIHNERLVELAFEEHRFYDVRRWMIAEKTENLDLLKMTILKQAENKKNYTISVLSGERDFKKQHYRLPIPRAEIDKSLNKLAQNEGY, from the coding sequence ATGAAAAAAATTATCTATATCTTATTAATTGTTTTTACGGTGAGCTCTTGCGATGTGCTGGAGTTGAAGCCATTGGACAAACTGTCTGAAGGAGATACATGGTCAGACGCGGCATTAGTTCAATTGTATGTGAATGCAAATTATAACGCTATTTTACACGGGTATGAAGATGATGTCTTTGCTGCTGCAAGTGATGAATCCTATGATTTACATAATCACGGCAATATGTTCGTTTTACAAAAAGGTGAGGTGACCGCTGATAATATTTCGATGCTCTCTGGTAGGGTTAATTATTGGCAGCTCGGTTTCAGTCAAATTCGCAATATGAATGTGTTTTTCTCAAAAATACAGGCTGCGCCTATTGATGAGGCTGTTAAGAATATCATGATCGGAGAAATGAAGTTTCTTAGGGCATTTGTTTATGCCAATTTAATTTGGAGGTACGGAGGAGTGCCCATTATTACGAAGGTATATGAATTGAATGAGGACTATTCTTTGTCCCGCGATTCGTATGAGAACGGTGTAGACTTTATCGTTAAAGAATTGGATGAAGCGATTCAGTTACTACCATCAAAGCAAAGTGCTAGTCAGCTTGGTAGAGCGTCGGGTGATGCGAGTAAAGCACTCAAATCCCGTGTTCTATTGTATGCGGCAAGTAAGTTAAACAATGCTTCAAATGATAAATCCAAATGGCAGGCAGCCTCTGACGCTGCTCGGGAATTATTGGGGGCCTATGTACTTTATCCAGATTATCAAAATCTGTTTCTGAAAGATAATGATGAAATCATATGGGCATGTTATTTTACTCAGGCCAACAGTACGGATTATAATTGGAAAAATGGACGTAATGGAGATGAAGGCGGAAACTTTCAAGGACCGACACAAAATTTGGTCAATGCTTACGAAATGAAAGGTACCGGACTACTTCCATATCATATTCAAGTGGATGGAACACGAATCGTTAATCAGCTATCGGGCTATGATCCTATGAAACCATATGAAGGTCGTGATCCACGATTTTACGCAACCATACTTTATGACGGGTCGATGTGGATGGGACGTGAAACGGAGACATTTAAAGGCGGGTTAGATTCCCCAGAAAGTACTGTTCAACCTTGGAATGCCTCGTTGACGGGGTATGCTTTAAAGAAATTTATGAATGAAGACATACCACCCACCGGTAATACAGAGAAGCCAACAAATCCATGGATCTATTTCAGATATGCCGAGATTTTGCTAAATTATGCCGAAGCAGAATTTGAATTAGGAAATGAGGGGGTAGCAAGAGAATACCTTAATAAAGTTAGAGACCGATTAAGCGTTAAGATGCCACCGGTAAAGGATGCTGGAGAAAAGCTGAGGGAAAGAATCCACAACGAACGTTTGGTAGAATTAGCGTTCGAAGAGCATCGTTTTTACGATGTTAGACGGTGGATGATTGCAGAAAAAACCGAAAATTTGGATCTGTTAAAAATGACGATATTAAAGCAAGCAGAGAATAAGAAAAACTATACGATAAGTGTTTTGTCGGGGGAACGTGATTTTAAAAAACAGCATTATCGACTTCCTATACCACGTGCTGAGATTGACAAAAGCTTAAATAAATTGGCACAAAACGAAGGTTATTAA
- a CDS encoding SusC/RagA family TonB-linked outer membrane protein, which translates to MKKRNRLLFLAIKYYRKINVQKVTALGAVLFLYPDIVLTAKGDAFGQEKINEISYQAEHSVTGVVYDEDGKAIMGASIIDLGTGNSISTDEDGKFSMKVKQKTILKISFTGFISQEIEVEKQKEFTITLLRDLQTLDEVVVVGYGTQKKATLTGAVVTVKGTDLVKSPAANVTQSLAGRLPGVVINSRSGEPGRDDPSIMIRGRGTTGATNPLVIIDGVERGGLGQINPNDIETISVLKDASAAIYGSRAANGVILVTTKRGVNGKPSINLSFNQGFSQPTRNPKMADSYTFAKISNNIERDEGREPIYSDLELQKYKDGSDPNYPSTDWYSSLVRTAAPQHRGNISVAGGSDRSKYYFSLGELSQSGQYKEGSTKFGSYNLRSNVDVEVTNNLTVGLNMSGRVDNRHYPFRSNNELNSHIYLYQPNWQAYWPGTDYMQPLRGSENAHNWVTDNAGFHQEDTRTAQSTLSFKWDVPWVNGLSVDGSGSYDFGGVYTKRFETPSYVYQIDGKTGEYSKQLSGMSPSLARLNQTNYAVTQSYFTSKINYAKQLNLHHVGIMVGYEQTQIKNSTLEAGRSDFLSISLPEINMGSSDKTKQSNGGFSGQDARQNVFSRVNYNYAEKYLAEITLRVDGSSKFPKEKRYGFFPGVSLGWRISEESFMTDLDFIDNLKIRGSYGKMGNDAIAAFQYMMTYGFNNNYVIGNNDVSGLVQTNVPNPFITWETARTWNIGFDAGFWNGLLDIEFDYFKSRRSDILTKRNATVPDYTGLKLPDENIGIVDNKGFELVLSHRNTVNALTYRLSGNVSFARNKVVFADEQPAAEPYQYATGRPYGAALLYKSIGVFRDQAQVDATPNLPGTKPGDLIYEDVNNDGTINSLDRIRVDQTNIPEVTFGFNASVAYKGLELSVLFQGQENVKQYFGGWFPVMSHTFGNFLDWRANDSWSPDHVDATMPRGSTALWTTSTNSSYASTHWLKDAGFLRLKNIELGYNLPLNICKSLGLKALRVNVSGSNLFMIYDNMKKMGFDPETQDFWYYPQQRVLNFGMNLTF; encoded by the coding sequence ATGAAAAAAAGAAATCGATTGCTCTTTCTAGCAATTAAGTATTACAGGAAAATAAACGTGCAAAAAGTCACAGCGCTAGGGGCTGTACTGTTTTTGTATCCAGACATTGTGCTCACTGCAAAAGGGGATGCTTTTGGTCAGGAGAAAATAAATGAAATCTCCTATCAGGCTGAGCATAGCGTAACAGGGGTCGTTTATGATGAAGATGGGAAAGCAATTATGGGGGCTAGTATAATCGACCTTGGTACTGGAAACAGTATCAGTACTGACGAAGATGGAAAGTTTTCCATGAAAGTAAAACAGAAAACCATCTTAAAGATTTCCTTCACTGGATTTATCTCACAAGAGATTGAGGTTGAAAAGCAAAAAGAATTCACAATCACACTTCTTAGAGATTTACAAACATTAGATGAAGTTGTCGTAGTAGGATATGGTACTCAAAAGAAAGCAACTTTAACAGGCGCTGTGGTAACGGTTAAAGGTACTGACCTCGTTAAAAGTCCCGCTGCAAACGTTACCCAGTCACTTGCAGGGAGGTTACCTGGGGTAGTCATTAATAGCCGTAGTGGGGAACCAGGGAGAGACGATCCCTCGATTATGATTAGAGGACGAGGCACTACAGGAGCAACAAATCCCTTGGTTATAATTGACGGTGTCGAACGGGGAGGCTTAGGACAAATAAACCCGAATGATATCGAAACGATATCCGTATTGAAAGATGCTTCGGCAGCCATCTATGGTTCCAGAGCAGCAAATGGGGTTATCTTAGTGACGACTAAACGTGGGGTGAACGGTAAGCCGTCTATTAATCTTTCTTTTAATCAGGGTTTTAGTCAACCGACCAGAAATCCGAAAATGGCCGATTCATACACCTTTGCTAAGATATCAAACAACATTGAAAGAGATGAAGGCAGGGAACCCATTTATTCGGACCTTGAACTTCAAAAGTACAAAGACGGCAGTGATCCCAATTACCCGAGTACAGACTGGTATTCGTCGCTTGTGCGCACAGCTGCGCCACAACATCGAGGCAATATATCGGTAGCTGGTGGGAGTGATCGGTCAAAGTATTATTTCTCTTTGGGAGAACTCTCTCAGTCAGGTCAGTATAAGGAAGGTTCAACTAAATTTGGGTCGTATAATTTACGGTCCAATGTAGATGTCGAAGTCACCAACAATCTGACCGTGGGTTTAAATATGTCTGGACGTGTTGACAATCGGCATTACCCATTCAGAAGTAACAATGAGCTCAATAGTCATATTTACCTTTATCAACCGAATTGGCAGGCTTACTGGCCAGGAACGGATTATATGCAACCTTTAAGAGGAAGTGAGAATGCCCATAATTGGGTTACAGATAATGCAGGATTTCATCAGGAAGATACAAGAACTGCTCAAAGTACTCTGTCATTTAAATGGGACGTTCCTTGGGTTAATGGTTTATCTGTCGATGGAAGTGGTAGTTATGATTTTGGAGGTGTTTATACCAAAAGATTTGAGACTCCAAGTTATGTTTATCAAATTGATGGTAAGACAGGAGAATATTCCAAACAGTTGTCGGGGATGAGTCCCTCACTGGCCAGATTAAATCAAACTAACTATGCCGTTACCCAGAGTTATTTCACTTCGAAAATTAATTATGCTAAACAATTAAACTTGCATCATGTGGGAATAATGGTTGGCTATGAACAGACCCAAATTAAGAACTCGACCCTAGAAGCGGGTAGGAGTGATTTCTTGTCCATCAGTTTACCAGAAATAAATATGGGAAGTAGCGATAAGACTAAACAATCCAATGGAGGTTTTTCTGGTCAGGACGCAAGACAAAATGTGTTTTCGAGGGTAAATTACAATTATGCAGAGAAATATCTGGCGGAGATAACGTTAAGAGTCGATGGTTCATCCAAATTTCCGAAAGAAAAGAGATACGGTTTTTTCCCTGGGGTTTCATTAGGATGGAGAATCTCTGAAGAGTCTTTTATGACCGACCTCGATTTTATCGATAACTTGAAAATAAGAGGATCATACGGTAAAATGGGTAACGATGCTATTGCAGCATTTCAGTATATGATGACTTATGGCTTTAATAACAATTATGTCATTGGTAATAATGATGTTTCTGGGTTGGTACAAACTAATGTGCCCAATCCTTTTATTACTTGGGAAACTGCGCGAACATGGAATATTGGTTTTGATGCCGGTTTTTGGAATGGTTTATTGGATATCGAATTCGATTATTTCAAATCTAGGCGGTCTGATATTCTGACCAAACGTAATGCGACGGTACCTGATTATACCGGGTTAAAATTACCTGATGAAAACATTGGAATTGTGGATAATAAGGGTTTTGAGCTTGTGTTATCACATCGGAATACGGTAAATGCCTTAACTTACAGATTATCGGGTAATGTATCCTTTGCTCGTAATAAAGTTGTATTTGCGGATGAGCAACCTGCAGCAGAGCCCTATCAATATGCCACGGGTAGGCCATATGGAGCTGCATTGTTATATAAATCAATTGGTGTATTTAGAGACCAAGCGCAAGTTGATGCTACTCCGAATCTACCAGGTACAAAACCTGGAGACCTCATTTATGAAGATGTCAATAACGATGGTACTATTAATTCGTTAGATCGAATTAGGGTTGATCAAACGAATATCCCTGAGGTAACCTTTGGATTCAATGCAAGTGTCGCATATAAAGGGCTTGAACTTTCTGTGCTTTTTCAAGGGCAAGAAAACGTAAAACAATATTTTGGCGGTTGGTTCCCTGTCATGAGTCATACCTTCGGTAACTTTCTCGATTGGCGCGCAAATGATAGTTGGTCACCGGATCATGTAGATGCTACTATGCCTCGGGGTAGTACAGCGTTATGGACAACTAGTACCAATAGCTCATATGCGTCTACTCACTGGTTGAAAGATGCCGGTTTTCTTCGCTTAAAAAATATCGAACTAGGGTATAATCTCCCGTTGAATATCTGCAAATCGTTGGGCTTAAAAGCACTCCGTGTAAATGTCAGCGGAAGCAATCTATTTATGATTTACGATAATATGAAAAAAATGGGATTCGATCCAGAGACTCAAGATTTCTGGTACTATCCACAGCAACGTGTGTTAAATTTTGGAATGAATTTAACGTTTTAA
- a CDS encoding phytanoyl-CoA dioxygenase family protein has protein sequence MNTTLSKSQLDFYDVNGYLIIEDFLNSEELEVWRNAVTRAIADRKGLKIPGKNIRIGDDDGINEDATYFNNVFDQLLNLWQTSERVKRIMLDERIGKMAAELAQVDGIRIWHDQALIKKPWANPTSWHLDTPFWSFSDRRALSIWVALDDVTLENGCLFFIPGSHKQTTFKNTGIGKNMAGIFEDYPQFKLSPAVPAMMKAGSCSFHNGLTIHGAHANMTPGFRRAMTCAYMPDGNTYNGIPNILPEEYEKTLKIGDLLDNNNQNPLIYKF, from the coding sequence ATGAACACAACCTTAAGCAAAAGCCAGTTGGACTTTTATGATGTTAATGGGTATCTTATTATTGAGGATTTTTTGAATAGCGAAGAGCTTGAGGTATGGAGAAATGCAGTAACTCGAGCAATAGCGGATAGAAAAGGACTGAAAATACCTGGAAAGAATATCCGCATTGGAGATGATGATGGTATCAATGAAGATGCGACCTATTTTAACAACGTATTTGATCAATTGCTTAACCTTTGGCAGACGAGCGAGCGGGTCAAGCGAATTATGTTAGATGAGCGAATAGGTAAAATGGCTGCCGAGCTGGCACAGGTAGATGGCATTCGCATATGGCATGATCAGGCATTGATTAAAAAACCATGGGCCAACCCAACTTCTTGGCATTTGGATACTCCTTTTTGGTCATTCTCTGACCGACGTGCACTCTCTATCTGGGTAGCATTAGATGATGTGACACTAGAAAATGGCTGTTTATTTTTCATTCCCGGATCGCATAAACAAACAACATTCAAAAATACGGGAATTGGCAAAAATATGGCCGGAATATTTGAAGACTACCCGCAATTTAAATTAAGTCCAGCTGTACCAGCAATGATGAAAGCCGGCTCTTGCTCCTTTCATAATGGATTGACAATACATGGTGCTCATGCGAATATGACACCCGGATTTAGGAGAGCAATGACCTGTGCTTATATGCCGGATGGCAATACCTATAATGGAATACCGAATATATTGCCAGAAGAATATGAAAAGACATTGAAGATAGGAGATTTGTTGGATAACAATAATCAAAACCCACTGATTTATAAATTCTGA
- a CDS encoding carbohydrate kinase family protein — MKDKKNNIACFGEVLWDIFPGGQRRAGGAPFNVAYHLSKMGVEAHMISSVGQDELGRELLQQIQDWNISTAGIQLNGTYPTSTVIASIDEHNDAHYDIVQNVAWDYIEVNPVNQGMVAASDALVFGTLAIRNEKSKNTLFELLDASAYNVFDINLRPPHYDVHIIKDLLHKTQLAKFNKAELRMMIDFMGKEYHTEEDSIRYLQDTFGMQEVIVSKGSKGALYAYQDEFYLMPTIPVAVKDTVGSGDSFLAGFLSKRFDGQSSANEMMHQAVSLGAFITAREGACPEYTLAAFSSFRDGVEEKKNSC; from the coding sequence ATGAAAGATAAGAAAAATAACATTGCCTGTTTTGGCGAAGTATTATGGGATATATTCCCTGGAGGGCAAAGAAGAGCAGGTGGAGCACCTTTTAATGTTGCGTATCACCTTTCCAAAATGGGGGTAGAAGCCCATATGATCAGCAGTGTTGGTCAGGATGAACTGGGCCGCGAGTTGTTGCAGCAGATTCAGGATTGGAACATCTCTACTGCGGGTATTCAGCTCAACGGTACCTATCCAACCAGTACAGTCATTGCAAGTATTGATGAGCATAACGATGCGCATTATGATATTGTTCAAAATGTTGCGTGGGATTATATTGAAGTGAATCCGGTCAATCAGGGAATGGTAGCTGCATCCGACGCTTTGGTATTTGGAACTTTGGCTATACGCAATGAAAAATCCAAGAATACCCTTTTTGAATTGCTAGATGCAAGTGCGTATAATGTTTTTGACATTAACCTCCGTCCGCCTCATTATGATGTTCATATCATTAAAGATTTATTGCACAAAACGCAGCTGGCAAAATTCAATAAAGCAGAATTACGCATGATGATTGATTTTATGGGTAAGGAATACCACACCGAAGAAGATAGCATACGTTATCTGCAAGATACCTTTGGGATGCAGGAGGTTATTGTATCCAAAGGGAGTAAGGGAGCACTTTATGCATATCAAGATGAGTTCTATTTAATGCCGACCATACCTGTTGCAGTAAAAGACACCGTAGGAAGTGGGGATTCATTCCTTGCTGGATTTTTATCAAAAAGATTTGACGGACAGTCATCGGCAAATGAAATGATGCATCAAGCGGTCTCTTTAGGTGCCTTTATCACGGCACGAGAAGGTGCCTGTCCGGAGTATACTTTAGCAGCATTCAGCTCCTTTCGAGATGGAGTGGAGGAGAAGAAAAATTCATGCTAA
- a CDS encoding helix-turn-helix transcriptional regulator yields MLDNYHKYLNLSDQEKDWGFYITTVGYSRTPKNMHYPDLQQHPDDHGFSWNKGRILNAYYIVFITSGSGIFDSAETPNQAIEAGTCFILSPGMWHRYKPNDNIGWEEYWVGFNGSYPAQIMSKFFDPEKPVIKTGLNKDLLSLFSHLLGVVSQAQIGYPQQIIGINLQILGLLNVIKDKQAIDNNSEAVWISKVIFHLQHQLSDPVNIEELAKHFPYSYSKFRKAFKKHTGTSPSQYHLNLRLNKASELLKNTNLSVKEVSYHTGFDSPHYFSRIFKAKFKFPPQTYRKEL; encoded by the coding sequence ATGCTAGACAACTACCACAAGTACCTGAACTTAAGTGACCAAGAAAAAGATTGGGGCTTTTACATTACAACAGTAGGATATAGTAGAACACCAAAAAACATGCACTATCCGGATTTGCAACAACATCCCGATGATCATGGTTTTTCTTGGAACAAGGGCCGAATTCTTAACGCATACTACATTGTATTCATTACTAGTGGAAGCGGTATATTCGACTCGGCCGAAACTCCTAATCAAGCTATTGAAGCGGGTACCTGTTTTATCTTATCCCCAGGGATGTGGCATCGTTATAAGCCCAATGACAATATTGGCTGGGAAGAGTATTGGGTAGGATTCAATGGAAGTTATCCCGCACAGATTATGAGTAAATTTTTTGACCCCGAAAAACCAGTAATTAAGACTGGGCTCAATAAAGATTTATTATCCTTATTTTCCCACTTATTGGGTGTGGTATCTCAAGCTCAGATTGGCTACCCTCAACAAATTATTGGTATCAACCTTCAGATTTTGGGATTACTCAATGTTATAAAAGACAAGCAGGCTATCGATAACAATTCAGAAGCAGTCTGGATTTCAAAAGTTATCTTTCATCTGCAGCATCAATTAAGTGATCCTGTAAATATTGAAGAGCTAGCTAAGCATTTCCCTTACAGTTATTCTAAGTTTCGAAAGGCTTTTAAAAAACATACAGGTACTTCCCCTAGTCAATATCATCTTAACTTGCGTCTGAATAAGGCTAGTGAATTGCTTAAGAACACCAACTTATCTGTCAAGGAAGTAAGCTACCATACAGGTTTTGATTCTCCTCATTATTTTTCAAGAATATTCAAGGCGAAATTCAAATTTCCACCACAAACTTATCGTAAAGAGCTGTGA
- a CDS encoding mannitol dehydrogenase family protein, translated as MIIKKYSYNRNIIQAGILHIGVGNFHRAHQAFYTDQLLQDDDQQGWGICGVCLLPSDEKIVKNLSVQNLEYSLTICGRDGQDEVYEIGALQELLWAVEDPQAVLDKIADSAIKIITLTITEGGYNLDKTTNSFMLDNEKIKHDLENPSAPNTVFGFIAEGLRQRRAKGNGPITILSCDNLQHNGHTSKKSFMTFIAAQDKELAAWVIENVTFPNSMVDRITPSTTAEDVERLNTRSGLQDKAPVYCEDFVQWVIEDNFIAGRPAWERVGVTFTDDVSSFENMKLSLLNASHVLLSYPSFLAGYRKVDDAMLDSDIVQYIRDFMDIDITPYVPAPEGVDLEEYKKTLIARFSNHSVSDQVSRLCFDGISKFPVYIMPNLAKMIHDGGDLTRVAFLIASYRHYLKYKLDDQGQAFEIAEPWMTSEDEKQIASSDILDFLELSVFKCIDLKSNRQFVSLYQQYVVEIKEEGTKAVLKTIVG; from the coding sequence ATGATAATTAAAAAGTATAGTTATAACCGTAACATTATCCAAGCGGGTATTTTACATATAGGAGTGGGCAATTTTCATCGCGCACATCAAGCGTTTTATACAGATCAATTACTTCAGGATGACGATCAACAAGGATGGGGTATTTGTGGTGTGTGTTTGCTGCCTTCAGACGAGAAAATCGTTAAAAATCTAAGCGTACAAAACTTAGAATATTCTTTAACCATATGTGGTCGAGATGGTCAAGATGAAGTATACGAGATAGGTGCTTTACAAGAATTGCTTTGGGCAGTAGAAGACCCACAGGCCGTATTGGATAAGATTGCGGATTCCGCCATTAAAATCATTACACTCACCATTACAGAAGGCGGCTACAATTTAGATAAGACGACCAATTCCTTTATGTTGGATAATGAAAAAATTAAACATGACCTTGAAAATCCAAGTGCACCAAATACCGTTTTTGGTTTTATAGCCGAAGGACTTCGTCAACGCAGAGCAAAGGGGAACGGTCCGATTACGATCCTTTCTTGTGATAACCTGCAACATAATGGCCATACTTCTAAAAAATCTTTCATGACATTTATAGCTGCGCAAGATAAAGAACTCGCTGCATGGGTAATTGAAAATGTCACGTTTCCAAATAGTATGGTCGATCGTATTACGCCAAGTACCACAGCTGAAGATGTAGAAAGATTGAATACAAGAAGTGGATTACAGGATAAAGCACCTGTATATTGTGAAGATTTTGTTCAATGGGTTATTGAAGATAATTTTATTGCGGGCCGCCCAGCCTGGGAGCGCGTAGGGGTTACGTTTACAGATGATGTTTCCTCATTTGAAAATATGAAACTAAGTCTTCTGAATGCTTCTCATGTTTTATTATCATATCCTTCTTTTCTTGCTGGTTATCGCAAAGTTGACGACGCGATGCTCGATTCAGATATCGTGCAGTATATCCGAGACTTCATGGATATTGATATCACGCCTTATGTACCCGCTCCAGAAGGAGTAGATCTAGAAGAATACAAGAAAACTTTGATAGCACGTTTTTCGAATCATTCGGTCAGCGATCAAGTCAGTAGATTATGTTTTGATGGAATTTCCAAATTTCCGGTATATATCATGCCCAATTTGGCGAAAATGATTCACGATGGTGGAGACCTCACCCGTGTTGCTTTTCTGATCGCATCCTATAGACATTATTTAAAATATAAGTTGGATGATCAAGGGCAAGCTTTTGAGATTGCGGAGCCCTGGATGACATCAGAAGATGAAAAACAGATTGCCAGCTCGGATATCCTTGACTTTTTAGAGTTGTCTGTATTTAAGTGTATTGACTTAAAGTCGAATAGACAATTCGTTTCTTTATATCAGCAATATGTTGTTGAAATAAAAGAAGAAGGTACGAAGGCCGTGTTAAAAACGATTGTGGGATAA
- a CDS encoding MFS transporter, with translation MDMKHRNSVMPFAIVTFIYFIVGFLTTVNEQLQAPLKFTFLAEAGNLKNTLTTSISFFFFLGYLVNGSLASKWVNAVGYKNTIVRGLMFMIAGLVLYLCSSWFGYRYPDQAFHFEQATIPYGFLIFVVGSYLMGTAAAIIQVVVNPYVASYELGKTQPVQRLNITTAINSIGTTTAPFFVTVVMFSGISIANVEIKQLLMPFMLLIVCLVLVTFVTQRIHLPDIAHTRAAVGEKLERSIWSFRHFALGVAAIFFYVGTEVAIGANINLHAFELEDSGHPVTFFGRTDIIIGGVDLGIHALLSTLYWGGFLVGRSISSFFSNISARTQLVTTTILATILAVLAMLTQNLWFLVVIGLLHSTMWSCIFSLSIKGLNKYTSKASGLFISAVFGGAVFTLVQGGLADVLGSWRWTWCLTVVCELFMLTYALFGSRIREKDRID, from the coding sequence ATGGATATGAAACATCGTAATAGCGTGATGCCATTTGCTATTGTGACGTTCATTTACTTTATTGTTGGTTTTTTGACAACAGTAAATGAACAGTTGCAGGCGCCTTTAAAATTTACGTTTCTGGCCGAAGCTGGAAATTTAAAAAATACGCTCACGACTTCAATCTCATTTTTTTTCTTTCTGGGCTATTTGGTTAATGGCTCATTGGCAAGTAAATGGGTGAATGCTGTTGGATATAAAAATACGATCGTGCGCGGTTTGATGTTCATGATAGCGGGACTTGTCCTGTATTTATGTTCTTCGTGGTTTGGTTATCGTTACCCGGATCAGGCCTTTCATTTTGAGCAAGCGACTATACCTTATGGCTTCCTTATTTTTGTAGTAGGTTCTTATTTAATGGGGACAGCCGCTGCCATTATACAAGTTGTAGTCAATCCCTATGTGGCATCTTATGAACTGGGCAAGACACAACCTGTACAGCGCTTAAATATCACGACTGCTATTAATTCAATTGGTACAACGACGGCTCCATTTTTTGTCACTGTCGTCATGTTCAGTGGCATATCTATAGCCAATGTCGAGATCAAGCAATTGCTAATGCCATTTATGCTCTTGATCGTGTGTTTGGTATTGGTAACTTTTGTTACCCAACGAATTCATTTGCCCGATATCGCCCATACCAGAGCGGCGGTAGGTGAAAAATTAGAACGGAGTATATGGTCTTTTAGACATTTCGCTTTGGGCGTGGCGGCTATCTTTTTTTATGTAGGAACGGAAGTTGCTATTGGAGCAAATATCAATCTCCATGCATTCGAACTGGAAGACTCCGGTCATCCGGTGACCTTTTTTGGTCGGACAGATATTATTATTGGTGGAGTTGACTTAGGCATCCATGCGTTGTTGTCAACGCTATATTGGGGTGGTTTTTTGGTTGGACGATCTATATCCAGTTTCTTTAGCAATATATCGGCAAGAACACAATTAGTGACGACGACCATATTAGCGACTATATTGGCGGTTTTAGCGATGTTGACACAAAATCTATGGTTTTTGGTCGTCATCGGTCTTTTGCATTCCACGATGTGGAGCTGTATATTTTCACTCTCCATAAAAGGGTTGAATAAGTATACTTCCAAGGCATCGGGATTGTTTATTTCGGCTGTATTTGGAGGTGCTGTATTTACCTTGGTACAAGGTGGATTGGCGGATGTTCTGGGATCGTGGAGATGGACATGGTGCCTTACGGTAGTTTGTGAACTCTTTATGTTAACTTATGCCTTATTTGGATCTCGAATAAGGGAAAAGGATAGGATAGATTAA
- a CDS encoding TetR/AcrR family transcriptional regulator — protein MATSKKETSPMNETSPKKARKVNSGPIREKGRTMDKMVAAVGQVLQKEGYYGLNIASITKAAGVDRRLVSLYFGNVDNLIAIYLKKNDYWENAGKDDITAMLEQDNDVGQAAVTKLLQGQFDTVNNSEILQKLIHWELGENNKTLRELADSREESGQLILDRVEANFPKNGIDLKAVLALQIGGLYYLSLHANINGSTFCGIDTSKPEGKERISKAMESLIAMLYEKKK, from the coding sequence ATGGCTACATCAAAAAAAGAAACCTCACCAATGAATGAAACATCGCCAAAGAAAGCACGTAAAGTGAATTCTGGCCCTATTCGGGAAAAGGGAAGGACAATGGACAAAATGGTAGCCGCTGTTGGTCAAGTATTGCAAAAGGAGGGATATTATGGGCTCAATATTGCAAGTATCACAAAAGCTGCAGGTGTGGATAGACGTTTGGTTTCGCTTTATTTTGGCAATGTTGATAATTTGATTGCAATATACCTGAAGAAAAATGATTACTGGGAAAATGCCGGTAAGGATGACATAACTGCCATGTTGGAACAAGATAATGATGTAGGACAGGCTGCTGTTACTAAGCTTCTACAAGGTCAATTTGATACCGTAAATAATAGTGAAATACTTCAAAAATTGATTCACTGGGAGCTGGGTGAAAATAATAAAACGCTTCGCGAACTAGCGGACAGTAGGGAAGAAAGTGGCCAACTTATTTTAGATCGCGTTGAAGCCAATTTTCCTAAAAATGGTATCGATTTAAAAGCTGTTCTAGCTTTACAAATTGGAGGATTATACTATCTATCCTTGCACGCTAATATCAATGGCAGTACTTTTTGTGGAATCGATACCAGTAAGCCTGAGGGGAAAGAACGGATAAGTAAAGCTATGGAATCTTTAATCGCGATGTTATATGAGAAAAAGAAATAG